A window of Solanum stenotomum isolate F172 chromosome 3, ASM1918654v1, whole genome shotgun sequence contains these coding sequences:
- the LOC125859403 gene encoding 14-3-3-like protein yields the protein MADSREENVYMAKLAEQAERYEEMVEFMEKVAKVDVEELTVEERNLLSVAYKNVIGARRASWRIISSIEQKEESRGNEDHVSSIKEYRAKIEAELSKICDGILSLLESHLVPSASTAESKVFYLKMKGDYHRYLAEFKTGAERKEAAENTLLAYKSAQDIALAELAPTHPIRLGLALNFSVFYYEILNSPDRACNLAKQAFDDAIAELDTLGEESYKDSTLIMQLLRDNLTLWTSDTTDDVEDEIREASKQESGDGQQ from the exons ATGGCCGATTCACGTGAAGAAAATGTGTACATGGCCAAGTTGGCTGAGCAGGCTGAGAGGTATGAGGAAATGGTTGAGTTTATGGAGAAGGTTGCAAAGGTAGATGTTGAAGAGCTGACTGTGGAGGAAAGGAATCTTCTTTCTGTGGCTTACAAGAATGTCATTGGTGCAAGAAGGGCTTCGTGGAGGATAATATCTTCAATTGAGCAGAAAGAGGAGAGCCGTGGAAATGAAGACCATGTTAGCAGCATTAAAGAATATAGAGCCAAAATTGAGGCCGAGCTCAGCAAGATCTGTGATGGGATTTTGAGCCTTCTCGAGTCTCATTTAGTACCATCAGCCTCAACAGCCGAGTCCAAAGTGTTTTACTTGAAGATGAAAGGTGATTACCATAGGTACTTGGCTGAGTTCAAGACGGGGGCAGAGAGGAAAGAAGCTGCAGAGAACACTTTATTAGCCTACAAGTCTGCTCAG GATATAGCATTGGCTGAACTGGCTCCTACTCATCCAATCAGACTGGGACTTGCCCTTAACTTTTCAGTGTTCTATTATGAAATTCTTAACTCACCTGATCGTGCTTGTAACCTTGCAAAGCAG GCCTTTGATGATGCCATCGCAGAGCTGGATACATTGGGCGAGGAATCTTACAAGGACAGTACATTGATTATGCAGCTTCTCCGAGACAATCTCACACTTTGGACCTCTGATACCACA GATGATGTCGAGGATGAGATCAGGGAAGCTTCAAAACAAGAGTCGGGTGATGGACAGCAGTGA
- the LOC125859407 gene encoding 30S ribosomal protein 3, chloroplastic-like — MMSSMATQPTVTVNWVPAFSSQNQLFSPKSVSFTKGQSYSRRSNVSAIVPRRNLGVFATSAAAAVNLAEEISTHDSISSDSLQKEKLGVVVKPLEKPRLVLKFIWMEKNIGISLDQVIPGHGTIPLSPYYFWPRKDAWEELKVMLESKPWISQKQSIILLNQATDIINLWQQSGGDLA; from the exons ATGATGTCATCAATGGCTACACAGCCTACAGTGACAGTGAATTGGGTTCCTGCGTTTTCTTCTCAAAACCAATTATTTTCACCCAAAAGTGTCTCCTTTACAAAGGGGCAGTCTTATTCTCGACGTTCTAATGTCTCAGCAATCGTACCCAGAAGAAATCTTGGCGTTTTTGCTACTTCAGCTGCGGCTGCCGTAAATTTAGCCGAAGAAATATCGACCCATGATTCTATTTCCTCAGATTCTCTTCAAAAAGAG AAGCTCGGAGTGGTGGTCAAGCCACTGGAGAAACCTAGGCTAGTGTTGAAGTTTATTTGGATGGAGAAGAACATCGGAATTTCACTAGACCAGGTAATTCCTGGTCATGGCACGATTCCATTGAGCCCCTATTATTTTTGGCCTAGAAAAGATGCTTGGGAGGAACTTAAAGTCATGCTCGAGAGTAAACCATGGATATCCCAGAAACAGTCGATTATTCTTCTTAATCAGGCCACGGATATCATCAATTTGTGGCAACAGAGTGGTGGTGATTTAGCCTAA